The genomic DNA ATCGCCGAGCAACCCCGGCACGCCCAGTTCGCGTGCGAGAGGTACACGCGGGTCGGCGCAAAGACCCCGCAGAACGTGTGGACGGTGTTCGGCCAACTGGTCGTCCGGCGGATCGGCTACCGGCCATCCCAGGCGGGCGAACCGATGCTCTTCCCGCTGGCCCACCGGCTGGGATTGATCCACGGGGCGAGTCCGGCTCTGGCCGCCCGGGCGTGCCAGTTCCTGGCCGAGGCCGGATCCAACCAGCAGCGGGTTCTGGCCCGCCTGCGGACGGACCACGGGGTCGGTTGGGGGGTCAAGAAGTTGCGCCAGGTGAGTCGGGCCGTGTCGGACGAGATGGCCGAATACCGGCACGACGCCCAGGTCGACCAACTCGTGGCCTGGCTGGTCGCGGCCGGGGCATCGACCGGCCGACACAAGCCGGTCGTGTGTGTCGGTCGGGACGGGATCACGCTCCGTCTGCGGATGACACGCGGGAGTCTGTACGAGGTGGCCAGCACGGGCACGGTCAGCGTGTACGACCGCCGGGGGACGCGGTTGGGGACCGTGTACCTGGCGTACGCGCCCGCATCCGGCCAGCCCGCGATGCGTGGGGCGTTGACGGCCATCATCCGCGACGTGTTGACCCGGTGGGAGGGTCCGTTACCCCGGTGGTGCTACGTGACGGACGCCGGGGACAACGAGACCGGGTACTACGACGACGTGCTCAAGGGGATGACGCACCCGCGGACCCAGCAGGTCTTAGAGTGGGTCCGGGTGGTCGATTACTACCACGCGAGCGAGCGGGTGTGGACGTTGGCGAACGTGTTGTTCGGTGGCGACCGGGGGCCGTGGGGTGGGCGAAGAAGATGCTGAAGTGGATGCTCCAACCGGGCGGGGTGAACCGGGTGCTGCACTCGGCCGCGGCGTTCCGGGTGGCCCGGACGCTGACCCGGACCCAGAAGAAGGAGTACGACCGGGCGTACGCGTACCTGCGAAACCGGATGGGTCACATGGACTACGCGAGATACCGACGGGTGGGTGTTCCGTTGGGCAGTGGAGTAACCGAGGCGGCGTGCAAGACGGTGTTCACTCAGCGGTTGAAGCTCAGCGGCATGCGGTGGACGAAAGAGGGGGCGCAAGTGATCTTGAACCTGCGGGTGATCCTCCTGAGCGGGGTCTGGGACGTCGTGTATGGGCGGGTCTTGGCCGCACGGCCGCAGCCCATCATGAGGGGTCACGTCGCTTCGGAGCCAAACGAGCTGGGAATCGCCGCATAATCAGCGAGTTAGAGAGACTTCAACCCCTTTTACTGTTATAGACGAGCAGATGTGGATTATGTGAAGACGAGGAGAGGAAAAAATGAATTCATGAGAATGAAACGGGATTCTCCCCAGCCTCGTCGTTCGTGCGCGGTAAAAGCGGAGAGCAGTATCCGCCGCAAGCCGATACCGGCAAACAATTTAAAAAGACCGATCCGGGAGAAGCAGGGCTCCGATTCCTGCAAGAGGGCGTCCAGCCGATTTGAAAAATCCGTGTATTTCTGGTGTGGGAAAAAGTTCGACAATCGTCATTTTAAGGCGAATGCTCTATAACAGAATCGCGCTGGGCTCGCATACTGGGGATAGAGTGCGAACGACCTCAACCCACGGAAACTTCATTTCCCGCCACTCTTATCCGTACTCACACATGCTTTCTCAGATATCCCGTTCGGTGGTCCAACCTCGCAGGCCTTTTTATGAATGGCCAGGCCGTGCGCGGAAGTCTCCAAATCAGCATGTGAGACAAACGAATCGTATCAATTAATAAATATATTGCCAATTTTCAGGTTGTATAAAAGTACATTGCCTGCGCGGAAAATACAACAATGTGTGCCTGTCATTATGACACTATGCGAGAGCCCCAATGAGCGCCGGCGAATTTGATTACATCCGGTGGATTCGCGGCCGGACGCCCGGCGACCCGCGGGTACTCGTCGGGCCGGGCGACGACTGCGCGGTTCTCGCGCCGCGGGCAGCCGCCACGCTCGTCACCACCGACATGCTCATGGACGGCGTCGACTTCATTCTCGCCGACGTCGGCCCGCGGGCGGCCGGGCGGAAGGCGATGGCGGTGAACCTGAGCGACATCGCCGCGATGGCCGGCGCGCCGACCGCCGTCGTCGTCAGCGCCGCGCTGCCCCAAGTCTCACCGGCGGCCCGCGGAGAAGAAGGCCGCACGCTCGCGGAAGAAGTGTTTCACGGGCTGCGGGAAATCGCGGATCGGTTCGACGTACCTATTGTCGGCGGCGACACGAATACCTGGGCCGGCCCGCTCGTGCTATCGGTCACAGTGCTGGGTGAGGTAACGGGACGGGGGCCGGCGTTGCGGTCGGGCGCGCGGCCGGGGGACTGGGTGTTCGTGACCGGGCCGGTCGGCGGCAGCATCCTCGGCCGCCACCTCGCGCCGACCCCGCGGATCGCCGAGGGGCAAGCCCTGCATCGCCTGGTCGCGCTCACCGCCACGATCGACATCAGCGACGGACTCACGGCCGATTTGAACCACATTCTCGAAGAGAGCCGGTGCGGGGCCGTGCTGTCGGCGGACTCGATCCCGATCCACCCGGACGCGATGGAACTGGCTCGCCGCACTGGTCGACCGCCGTTAGCCCACGCGCTCGGGGACGGCGAAGACTTCGAGCTGGTGTTCACCGTCTCCCCGGCCGATGGCGCCAAGCTTTTGCGCGAGCAACCGATCGCCGGGTTGCGACTGGTCAAGATCGGCGAATGCGTGGCGTCCGGGCTGTGGCTGGAGGAGGGGGGAAGTCGTCAACCACTCGACCCTGCCGGGTGGGTTCACGCGCTGTGACGCTCACCCCCGCCGGCCGGTCAGACGTCGGCCGACCCAGCGGACGCCGCGGGTCAGTGGCGCCGGGAGCGCGGAGAGCAGCCAGTAGGCCGCTGTCTTCGCGTCCCAGCCGGACTCGCGGAGAACCTGCCGGAACCGCTCGCGGGCGGTCGGGTAATCCTCGCGGGCGTAAGCCTTGTACGCGTAGTAAACTGACTCTTCCTTGAGCGATTTCCGCAGGATCGCTTGCTCGGGCGGGGCGACGGCCACCCGGCTCAGGTGGGCCCGGCGGACGTCGCAGAACTCGCGGACCATGCGGTCCGTGTCCTTGGTCATTTGGCCGTCGTGGAACGTGTAGATCGCCAGCTCGCCGGGGTGGAACGCGAACATCGCGCGGGCGGCCATCCGCAGATACAGTTCCCAGTCCCCGGCGGCGTTCAGGGCGGCGTCGAACAGACCCGCGTCGATCACCAGTTCGCGGCGCTGGAGGACGGCGCCGGTGAACACCAGATTGCGGCGAATGAGGAGTCGGTAGAAGGCGGTCCGGTCGAAGACGCGGAACGGGCCGTCGGTGGTCGCGGGTAGGGCCGCGAACTCCGCCCGCCCGGCCCACGCGGCCCACGACTTGTACCCCTCGTCCGGGTTGCCCACCTTGGCGTCCGCGAACACCACGCCGACATCAGGGTGGGTATCGAGGAAAGCCACGAGGTCGGCCGCGACGCCGGGCAACCAGAAGTCGTCCGAGTCGAGGTAGGCGATGTACCGGCCGGTGCTGGCGAGGATGCCGGTGTTGCGGGCGGTCGAAAGGCCCTTGTTCACCTGATAAATGTACCGGACGTCCGGCCCGTTGAGTTGCTCGATCACTTGCCGGGTGTCGTCCGTCGACCCGTCGTCGACGACGACGATTTCCAGGTCCGGCACCCCGGCCCCGCGGAGCGACGCGAGGCAGCCCGGCAGGAACGAGGCGCGGTTGTACGTGCAAACGATGACGCTGAGCCGGGGGGCGGGCGGGGCAGTTTCCATGAGCGGTCGTGAACCCGGTACGGTGGTTTCGCCAGTCTTCGCCGCGGCGGGATTTTGCAGGGGCGGAATCCGCCGCAGCGAAGACTCCGTTGCAAGAGAACTATTTCTCTATAGAAGTCGTTGCGTGACGGAGCCCGCCACAGAGCGGGTTTGGTGTTACTTTATGTGGCCGTATTGGTTGAGCATCATGATTGTGTAGACCACGCCGAGTGCCAGTCCCAGACCCGCCACCCACTTATTCTTTTGGGTCTCCGAATTAAAGGTAGCTAGCCCG from Fimbriiglobus ruber includes the following:
- a CDS encoding thiamine-phosphate kinase translates to MSAGEFDYIRWIRGRTPGDPRVLVGPGDDCAVLAPRAAATLVTTDMLMDGVDFILADVGPRAAGRKAMAVNLSDIAAMAGAPTAVVVSAALPQVSPAARGEEGRTLAEEVFHGLREIADRFDVPIVGGDTNTWAGPLVLSVTVLGEVTGRGPALRSGARPGDWVFVTGPVGGSILGRHLAPTPRIAEGQALHRLVALTATIDISDGLTADLNHILEESRCGAVLSADSIPIHPDAMELARRTGRPPLAHALGDGEDFELVFTVSPADGAKLLREQPIAGLRLVKIGECVASGLWLEEGGSRQPLDPAGWVHAL
- a CDS encoding glycosyltransferase family 2 protein — translated: METAPPAPRLSVIVCTYNRASFLPGCLASLRGAGVPDLEIVVVDDGSTDDTRQVIEQLNGPDVRYIYQVNKGLSTARNTGILASTGRYIAYLDSDDFWLPGVAADLVAFLDTHPDVGVVFADAKVGNPDEGYKSWAAWAGRAEFAALPATTDGPFRVFDRTAFYRLLIRRNLVFTGAVLQRRELVIDAGLFDAALNAAGDWELYLRMAARAMFAFHPGELAIYTFHDGQMTKDTDRMVREFCDVRRAHLSRVAVAPPEQAILRKSLKEESVYYAYKAYAREDYPTARERFRQVLRESGWDAKTAAYWLLSALPAPLTRGVRWVGRRLTGRRG